Proteins encoded in a region of the Isosphaeraceae bacterium EP7 genome:
- a CDS encoding serine/threonine-protein kinase has translation MTGEPDRAHALFLMAATHRDPKQRSAALDRECAADPALRHRVELLLRATEAAPAATPGQVAETIIEGPAGSPRAIEADGTLDYRPTVRDGPGDPPAAAATRPDRRPGGSEGPGSRIGPYTLVQKLGEGGMGAVYMADQEEPVRRRVALKIIKPGMDSDAVIARFEAERQAVALMDHPNIARVLDAGTTDSGRPFFVMELVHGVPITDYADDARLGLRERLALFAPVCHAIQHAHQKGLIHRDIKPSNVMVTLYDGEPVPKVIDFGIAKATDTRADDQADVTEYGSIVGTLEYMSPEQAEMSPQGVDTRSDIYSLGVLLYELLTGGTPLGRGDSGYIEILRRIKEEEPPRPSTRLTESAEALGPISERRNSEPARLAQAVRGELDWIVMKALEKDRSRRYETPNSLARDIQNFLDDEPVEACPPSARYRIRKFTSKYRWALATASAFFALLVLGAVFSTWQAIAATRAEGRALVEREKARRSEAEALAVLSFFQDQILAAARPEGQGGGLGKDVTLRRAVDAATPKIAEAFRQQPNVEASIRGVLGTTYHDLGEPALAVKQHERALDLRISRMGDDHPDTVAARIKLALAYRDAGRWDRAIPLLERTLAVESARLGSDHPDTLLILNNLALTYRDDGQWDRAIPLFERALAGRTASLGADHADTLLTCNNLAMAYRESGHWDRAIPLFESTLAAQTASIGVDHPFTLLTRNNLGPAYLAVGQVDRAITLLEQTQAARASKLGDDHPSTLTSRNNLALAYQAVGQLDRAIELFERTQQARVAKLGAAHPSTLTTRFDLAVAYLERAEAARAEPLLREVLEARKTALGAGHPDVALTLSALARTLMQEGKPAEAEPLLREALAIWETKRPDDWNRFDNQSLLGECLLSRNDRPATRPLLQSGHEGLKARESRLPAHRKQRITEAAARLKRLD, from the coding sequence ATGACGGGCGAACCGGACCGCGCCCACGCGTTGTTCCTGATGGCGGCCACGCACCGCGACCCGAAGCAGCGCTCGGCCGCCCTCGACCGCGAGTGCGCCGCCGATCCCGCGCTGAGGCACCGGGTCGAGCTGCTCCTGCGGGCCACGGAAGCCGCCCCGGCGGCCACCCCCGGTCAGGTCGCCGAGACGATCATCGAGGGCCCGGCCGGATCGCCCCGGGCGATCGAGGCCGACGGCACCCTCGACTATCGCCCCACCGTCCGGGACGGGCCGGGCGACCCCCCGGCCGCGGCGGCCACCCGCCCGGACCGGCGGCCCGGGGGCTCCGAAGGGCCGGGCTCCCGGATCGGCCCCTACACGCTCGTGCAGAAGCTCGGCGAGGGGGGCATGGGGGCCGTGTACATGGCCGACCAGGAGGAGCCCGTGCGCCGGCGGGTCGCCCTCAAGATCATCAAGCCGGGCATGGACAGCGACGCGGTCATCGCCCGGTTCGAGGCCGAGCGCCAGGCCGTGGCGCTGATGGACCACCCGAACATCGCCCGCGTGCTCGACGCCGGGACCACCGACAGCGGACGCCCCTTCTTCGTCATGGAGCTGGTCCACGGCGTCCCCATCACTGACTACGCCGACGACGCCAGGCTCGGCCTCAGGGAACGCCTCGCCCTCTTCGCCCCCGTCTGCCACGCCATCCAGCACGCCCACCAGAAGGGCCTGATCCACCGCGACATCAAGCCGTCCAACGTGATGGTCACCCTCTACGACGGCGAGCCGGTCCCCAAGGTCATCGACTTCGGCATCGCCAAGGCCACCGACACGCGGGCCGATGACCAGGCCGATGTCACCGAGTACGGGTCGATCGTCGGCACGCTCGAATACATGAGCCCCGAGCAGGCCGAGATGAGCCCGCAGGGCGTCGACACCCGCAGCGACATCTACTCGCTGGGCGTCCTGCTCTACGAGCTCCTCACCGGCGGCACCCCGCTGGGCCGCGGAGACTCCGGCTACATCGAGATTCTCAGGCGCATCAAGGAAGAGGAGCCGCCCAGGCCGAGCACCCGGCTGACCGAGTCCGCGGAGGCGCTCGGCCCCATCTCCGAGCGCCGCAACTCCGAGCCGGCCAGGCTCGCGCAGGCCGTCCGCGGCGAGCTCGACTGGATCGTGATGAAGGCCCTGGAGAAGGACCGCTCGCGTCGGTACGAGACCCCCAACAGCCTGGCCAGGGACATCCAGAACTTCCTCGACGACGAGCCCGTCGAGGCCTGCCCGCCGTCGGCCCGCTACCGGATCCGCAAGTTCACCAGCAAGTACCGCTGGGCGCTGGCCACCGCGTCGGCCTTCTTCGCGCTGCTCGTCCTCGGCGCCGTCTTCAGCACCTGGCAGGCGATCGCCGCCACCCGCGCCGAGGGCCGGGCGCTCGTCGAGCGCGAGAAGGCCAGGCGCTCCGAGGCCGAGGCGCTCGCCGTCCTCAGCTTCTTCCAGGACCAGATCCTCGCCGCCGCGCGCCCGGAAGGGCAGGGGGGCGGCCTCGGCAAGGACGTCACCCTCCGCAGGGCCGTCGACGCCGCCACCCCCAAGATCGCCGAAGCCTTCCGCCAGCAGCCCAACGTCGAGGCCTCCATCCGCGGCGTGCTCGGCACCACCTACCACGACCTGGGAGAGCCCGCCCTGGCCGTCAAGCAGCACGAGCGGGCTCTCGACCTGCGCATCTCCAGGATGGGAGACGACCACCCGGACACCGTCGCCGCCCGCATCAAGCTCGCCCTCGCCTACCGCGACGCCGGCCGCTGGGACCGCGCCATCCCCCTCCTCGAGCGAACCCTCGCCGTCGAGTCGGCCAGGCTCGGAAGCGACCACCCCGACACCCTCCTGATCCTGAACAACCTGGCCCTCACCTACCGCGACGACGGCCAGTGGGACCGCGCCATCCCCCTCTTCGAACGCGCCCTGGCCGGCCGCACCGCCTCGCTCGGGGCCGACCACGCCGACACCCTGCTCACCTGCAACAACCTCGCCATGGCCTACCGCGAGTCGGGCCACTGGGACCGCGCCATCCCCCTCTTCGAGAGCACCCTGGCCGCGCAGACGGCCAGCATCGGGGTCGACCACCCGTTCACCCTCCTCACCCGCAACAACCTCGGGCCCGCCTACCTCGCCGTCGGCCAGGTCGACCGCGCCATCACCCTGCTGGAGCAGACCCAGGCCGCCCGCGCCTCGAAGCTCGGCGACGACCATCCCAGCACACTCACCAGCCGCAACAACCTCGCCCTGGCCTACCAGGCCGTCGGCCAGCTCGACCGCGCCATCGAACTCTTCGAGCGGACCCAGCAAGCCCGAGTCGCCAAGCTGGGCGCCGCCCATCCCAGCACCCTCACCACCCGCTTCGACCTGGCGGTCGCCTACCTGGAACGCGCCGAGGCCGCACGGGCCGAGCCCTTGCTCCGCGAGGTCCTCGAAGCGCGCAAAACCGCCCTGGGAGCCGGCCACCCCGACGTCGCCCTGACCCTCTCCGCCCTGGCACGAACCCTGATGCAAGAAGGCAAACCCGCCGAGGCCGAGCCCCTCCTCCGCGAAGCCCTCGCCATCTGGGAAACCAAGCGTCCCGATGACTGGAACCGCTTCGACAACCAGAGCCTCCTCGGCGAATGCCTCCTCTCCCGCAACGACCGACCCGCCACCCGCCCCTTGCTCCAGTCCGGCCACGAAGGCCTGAAGGCCCGCGAATCCAGGCTCCCCGCCCACCGCAAGCAACGCATCACCGAGGCCGCCGCACGCCTCAAACGCCTCGATTAG
- a CDS encoding glycosyltransferase — protein MSSPDPGDSILLVLPIPFRRDLQGRLFLEAQACNGLRRWADHFGRVVAACPVAPMPVGDSASERYLPLDSVVNPGHIDAVELPGAYTLRSFASQYRQTRTQLAGLIRRSGYLSFAIGGLFGDWAAVAALEADRQGRGFSVWTDRVEHKVTLGQHLDSRGLKRIYRGLKNRLVISPLMKALEHHVISRSALGLFHGRDCYEAYAPHCRSPHLVHDIHLGAEDRIPGAELAEKLARARMGLPLRITYAGRATAMKGPLDWVRTLANLRDRGVAYKATWLGDGPMLPDMKQQVDALGLADLVEFRGFVSDREEILKALRASDLFLFCHKTPESPRCLIEALVAGTPIVGYTSHYAADLLEEQAGQLLVPLDDVDALASTVAGLDADRPRLARIMGRCDDLGSHFSDTEVFRHRSDLIRSEPATAQDEVIRFAGSRAYANSLPRPLEVLEHASSEL, from the coding sequence ATGTCGTCCCCCGATCCCGGCGATTCGATTCTGCTGGTCCTGCCCATCCCATTCCGCCGCGACCTCCAGGGCCGTCTGTTCCTGGAGGCGCAGGCCTGCAACGGGCTGAGGCGATGGGCCGACCACTTCGGTCGGGTCGTCGCGGCCTGCCCGGTCGCGCCGATGCCCGTCGGCGATTCCGCCAGCGAGCGTTACTTGCCGCTCGACTCGGTCGTGAATCCGGGGCACATCGACGCGGTCGAGTTGCCCGGGGCCTACACGCTCAGGTCGTTCGCGTCCCAGTATCGGCAGACCCGCACGCAGCTGGCCGGCCTGATCCGCCGGTCGGGCTACCTCAGCTTCGCTATCGGCGGCCTCTTCGGCGACTGGGCCGCGGTCGCCGCGCTCGAGGCCGACCGCCAGGGCCGCGGCTTCTCCGTTTGGACCGACCGCGTCGAGCACAAGGTCACCCTGGGCCAGCACCTCGACAGCCGCGGGCTGAAGCGGATCTATCGGGGCTTGAAGAATCGGCTGGTCATCTCGCCGCTGATGAAGGCGCTGGAGCATCACGTCATCTCCAGGTCCGCGCTCGGGCTCTTCCACGGCCGGGACTGCTACGAGGCGTACGCCCCGCACTGCCGGTCGCCCCACCTGGTGCACGACATCCACCTCGGGGCCGAGGACAGGATCCCCGGCGCCGAGCTCGCCGAGAAGCTCGCCCGCGCCCGGATGGGCCTGCCCCTGCGAATCACCTACGCGGGCCGGGCCACCGCGATGAAAGGGCCCTTAGACTGGGTCCGCACCCTGGCGAACCTCCGCGACCGCGGCGTCGCCTACAAGGCCACCTGGCTGGGCGACGGGCCGATGCTGCCCGACATGAAGCAGCAAGTCGACGCCCTCGGCCTGGCCGACCTCGTCGAGTTCCGCGGCTTCGTCTCCGACCGCGAGGAGATCCTCAAGGCCCTGCGCGCCTCGGACCTCTTTCTCTTCTGCCACAAGACCCCCGAGTCGCCCCGCTGCCTCATCGAGGCACTCGTCGCCGGCACCCCCATCGTCGGCTACACGAGCCACTACGCGGCCGACCTCCTCGAGGAGCAGGCCGGCCAGCTCCTCGTCCCGCTCGACGACGTCGACGCCCTGGCCTCGACCGTCGCGGGCCTCGACGCCGACCGCCCACGCCTCGCCCGGATCATGGGCCGGTGCGACGACCTGGGCTCGCACTTCTCCGACACCGAGGTCTTCCGCCACCGCAGCGACCTCATCCGCTCCGAGCCCGCCACGGCGCAGGACGAAGTCATCCGCTTCGCGGGCAGCAGGGCCTACGCGAACTCGCTGCCGCGGCCGCTCGAGGTCCTGGAGCACGCGAGCTCCGAACTCTGA
- a CDS encoding protein kinase: MTEDFQQAGGPRPAAGAEVPRRLAHYEVLRPLGRGGMSEVFLARDTRLGREVAIKMLPEAFAGDQRALERLRREARTASALNHPHIGTIHELGEDGGRPFVVMERVEGRTFDEVIAEGPNPDAAARLGRQVAEALAAAHAAGLVHRDIKPSNLMVRGDGYAKVLDFGLARSAGPAVEDSFADDAGPTAKGRLVGTPRYMAPEQALGEPTTTAADVFSLGLVLYELAAGRPPFPVDSIAASLRAVISEPIPPPSRFNPAIPAPLEALILRMLWRDHRLRPSAAEVAGALGAVTPHRFDRRLIGREEELDELLGTRRLIGREQELGELLGALRGAESGRGRIIGVAGEAGIGKTALVESFLARVLAGPGAPLVARGGCSERLAGAEAYLPIQEALGSLLREPDRGRTIDILRRVATTWSIQVVPLSVDDSGYARLANEAHASSQERLKREFVALVRELSRARPLVLFLDDVHWADVSTVDLLFYLGGRIGSLPLLVLATYRPSDLALAGHPFVSVKQELQSKGDFHELGLPFLGRAAIELYLAEAFPEHRLPADFVDLIHAKTEGNPLFLVGLVRDLRERGVIAQDGGRWSLVGSVTELARVLPESLTGLIRRKVDRLDEPERRLLVAASVQGAEFDAAVVARALGLDAIDVEERLEALEHAHGLVRELAEREFPDRTLTLHYGFVHVLYQNALYATLKPTRRVALSRAVAEALLGFHGERSQDVAAELALLLEAARDFARAADYFLLAAQNAVRVSANQEAVVLARRGLEMLPMSPDSPRRAHQELSLQITLGTPLKAIKGWMAPEVERAYRRALKLCGQVGETPDLGPALWGLWHFHIGRGEIPIARNLGEQLLSLGRRVHDPSLILQAHHALGPTDLVAGDWASAMTHLDLSVSLYDPQRHRAHAFLYGGHDPCVCCQSLAAWCLWMLGYPDQALRSSREALALAQTLSHPTSLAHARQQVGIFHQFCRDLPETWEQAEACQRLAAEQGIPFYAATASVLRGWALAERGQVEEGLALIRQGLAGSAMSPLFWRVYFRALLAEVCGKAGKVEEGMATLDEAQRAADDKGIGFYEPELHRLRGVLLLDRGPESSSDAEACFRQATAIARRQGAKSLELRAVMSLSRLLRDQGKQDEARPMLAEIFGWFTEGFDTADLREAKDLLQAVS, from the coding sequence TTGACGGAGGACTTCCAGCAGGCGGGGGGCCCCAGGCCGGCCGCCGGCGCCGAGGTCCCTCGGAGATTGGCCCACTACGAGGTCCTCAGGCCGCTGGGTCGCGGCGGCATGAGTGAGGTCTTCCTCGCCCGCGACACGCGACTTGGGCGTGAGGTGGCCATCAAGATGCTGCCCGAAGCCTTCGCGGGCGATCAGCGGGCCCTGGAGCGACTCCGCCGCGAGGCCCGCACGGCCTCGGCATTGAACCACCCCCACATCGGCACGATCCACGAACTCGGCGAGGACGGCGGCCGACCGTTCGTCGTGATGGAGCGGGTCGAAGGGCGGACCTTCGACGAGGTCATCGCGGAGGGCCCCAACCCCGACGCGGCCGCCCGGCTCGGGCGGCAAGTCGCCGAGGCGCTGGCCGCGGCGCACGCGGCAGGGCTGGTCCATCGCGACATCAAGCCCTCAAACCTGATGGTCCGCGGCGACGGCTACGCCAAGGTCCTCGACTTCGGATTGGCCCGGTCGGCCGGCCCGGCGGTCGAAGACAGCTTCGCCGACGACGCGGGCCCGACGGCGAAGGGGAGGCTCGTGGGCACGCCCCGCTACATGGCCCCCGAGCAGGCGCTGGGCGAACCGACCACGACCGCGGCGGACGTCTTCTCCTTGGGGCTGGTCCTCTACGAGTTGGCGGCCGGGCGGCCCCCGTTCCCGGTCGACTCGATCGCGGCCTCCCTGAGGGCGGTGATCTCCGAGCCGATCCCCCCCCCCTCGCGGTTCAACCCGGCGATCCCCGCGCCGCTGGAAGCGCTGATCCTGCGAATGCTCTGGCGCGACCACCGCCTGAGGCCTTCGGCCGCCGAGGTCGCAGGGGCCCTGGGGGCGGTGACGCCCCACCGGTTCGATCGCCGCCTGATCGGACGTGAGGAGGAACTCGACGAATTGCTCGGTACGCGTCGTCTGATCGGCCGTGAGCAGGAACTGGGCGAACTGCTCGGCGCGCTGAGGGGGGCCGAGTCGGGCCGCGGCAGGATCATCGGTGTCGCCGGCGAGGCGGGCATCGGCAAGACCGCGCTCGTCGAATCCTTCCTGGCCAGGGTCCTGGCCGGCCCCGGCGCGCCGCTCGTCGCCCGGGGCGGCTGCTCCGAGCGCCTGGCCGGGGCCGAGGCGTACCTGCCGATCCAGGAAGCCCTGGGGAGCCTGCTCCGCGAGCCCGACCGCGGGCGGACCATCGACATCCTGCGCCGCGTCGCGACGACCTGGTCGATCCAGGTCGTGCCCCTGTCGGTCGACGACTCCGGGTACGCGCGGCTCGCCAACGAAGCCCACGCCTCGTCCCAGGAGAGGCTGAAGCGCGAGTTCGTCGCCCTCGTGCGGGAGCTGTCGCGTGCCCGGCCCTTGGTCCTGTTCCTCGACGACGTCCACTGGGCCGACGTCTCGACGGTCGATTTGCTGTTCTACCTCGGTGGCCGGATCGGCTCGCTGCCGTTGCTGGTGCTGGCGACCTATCGCCCCTCGGACCTGGCGTTGGCCGGTCACCCGTTCGTCTCCGTCAAGCAAGAGCTCCAGAGCAAGGGGGACTTCCACGAGCTCGGCCTGCCCTTCCTCGGCCGCGCGGCGATCGAGCTCTACCTGGCGGAGGCGTTCCCCGAGCATCGCCTCCCGGCCGATTTCGTCGACCTGATCCACGCCAAGACCGAGGGCAACCCGCTGTTCCTGGTCGGTCTGGTGCGCGACCTGCGGGAGCGGGGCGTGATCGCCCAGGACGGGGGCCGCTGGTCGCTCGTCGGATCGGTCACCGAGCTGGCCCGCGTCCTGCCCGAGTCGCTCACCGGGCTGATCCGGCGGAAGGTCGATCGGCTCGACGAGCCCGAGCGTCGCCTCCTCGTGGCGGCCAGCGTCCAGGGGGCCGAGTTCGACGCGGCCGTCGTGGCGCGGGCCCTGGGGCTCGACGCCATCGACGTCGAGGAGCGGCTGGAGGCCCTGGAGCACGCCCATGGCCTGGTCCGCGAGCTGGCGGAGCGCGAGTTCCCCGACCGGACGCTGACGCTCCATTACGGCTTCGTGCACGTGCTCTACCAGAACGCCCTGTACGCCACGCTCAAGCCCACCCGGCGGGTCGCGTTGAGCCGGGCCGTGGCCGAGGCGCTGCTGGGTTTCCACGGGGAGCGATCGCAGGACGTGGCCGCCGAGCTGGCCTTGCTCCTGGAGGCGGCGCGGGATTTCGCGCGGGCCGCCGACTACTTCCTGCTCGCGGCCCAGAACGCCGTCCGCGTCTCCGCCAATCAGGAGGCCGTCGTGCTCGCACGCAGGGGGCTGGAGATGCTCCCGATGTCGCCGGATTCTCCCAGGCGTGCCCACCAGGAACTCTCCCTTCAAATCACCCTCGGCACTCCCCTGAAGGCCATCAAAGGCTGGATGGCCCCCGAGGTCGAGAGGGCCTATCGGCGTGCCCTTAAGCTGTGCGGCCAGGTGGGAGAAACGCCGGATCTCGGCCCGGCACTCTGGGGACTCTGGCACTTCCATATCGGACGTGGGGAGATACCGATCGCGCGGAACCTGGGGGAGCAGCTCCTCAGCTTGGGCCGACGCGTGCACGACCCGTCGCTGATCCTGCAGGCTCATCACGCCCTGGGACCCACCGATCTGGTCGCCGGTGATTGGGCGTCAGCCATGACACACCTCGACCTGAGCGTCTCCCTCTACGACCCTCAGCGGCACCGCGCGCACGCCTTCCTCTACGGCGGCCATGACCCGTGCGTGTGCTGCCAGAGCCTTGCGGCCTGGTGCTTGTGGATGCTCGGCTACCCCGATCAGGCCTTGCGGAGTAGCCGCGAGGCCCTGGCGCTGGCACAGACGTTATCCCACCCCACGAGCCTGGCTCATGCGCGGCAACAGGTCGGCATTTTTCATCAGTTTTGCCGGGATCTGCCCGAGACCTGGGAGCAGGCCGAGGCATGCCAACGACTCGCCGCCGAGCAGGGGATTCCCTTCTACGCGGCGACAGCGTCGGTCCTGCGGGGCTGGGCGCTGGCCGAACGAGGGCAAGTTGAGGAAGGGCTTGCATTGATCCGCCAGGGGCTGGCGGGTTCGGCCATGAGCCCGCTCTTCTGGCGCGTCTATTTCCGTGCCCTGCTGGCCGAGGTGTGTGGCAAAGCTGGCAAGGTCGAGGAGGGGATGGCCACGCTGGATGAGGCGCAGCGGGCGGCCGATGACAAGGGGATCGGATTCTACGAGCCGGAGCTGCACCGGCTCAGGGGAGTGCTGCTGCTGGATCGCGGCCCGGAGAGTTCGTCGGACGCCGAAGCCTGTTTCCGTCAGGCCACCGCGATCGCACGCCGTCAGGGGGCGAAATCCCTGGAGCTGCGCGCCGTCATGAGCCTGAGCCGCCTGCTCCGGGATCAAGGCAAGCAAGACGAAGCCCGCCCGATGCTCGCGGAGATCTTCGGCTGGTTCACGGAGGGGTTCGACACGGCGGACCTGCGAGAAGCGAAGGACCTCTTGCAAGCGGTCTCGTGA
- a CDS encoding helix-turn-helix domain-containing protein — protein sequence MSKAHYNCGLEAALDIIGGKWKVLVLYHLAPATRRFGELRRLVVGISEKMLIQQLREMEADGIVSRTDFKQIPPRVEYALTPFGVSLSLALRPLCEWGSLHMSRIESVKAFAGAEQGETAQHPA from the coding sequence ATGAGCAAGGCCCACTACAACTGCGGCCTCGAGGCCGCCCTGGACATCATCGGCGGCAAGTGGAAGGTCCTCGTGCTCTACCACCTGGCCCCCGCCACCCGTCGGTTCGGCGAGCTGCGCAGGCTCGTCGTCGGCATCAGCGAGAAGATGCTGATCCAGCAGCTGCGCGAGATGGAGGCCGACGGGATCGTCTCCAGGACCGACTTCAAGCAGATCCCACCCCGCGTGGAGTACGCCCTGACTCCGTTCGGCGTCTCCCTCTCGCTGGCCCTCAGGCCCCTCTGCGAGTGGGGGTCCCTCCACATGAGCCGCATCGAGTCCGTCAAGGCCTTCGCCGGTGCCGAACAGGGCGAGACGGCCCAGCATCCCGCGTGA
- a CDS encoding glucose 1-dehydrogenase: MGKLDGKVAVITGGSSGIGLATAVRFVAEGASVFITGRRQEELDAAVKVVGGGAVGVQGDVSNLADLDRLYEEVARRAGRVDIVFANAGLGEFSPLGSITEAHFDKAFGINVRGLLFTVQKALPLMTAGGSIILNASIVSSKGFEAFSVYSATKAAVRSFARTWSVDLKGRNIRVNVVSPGMVPTPGYENSLGMSKDQVDEFTAASLPNIPLGRVGLPDEIARAVSFLASEESSFITGIELFVDGGMAQI, from the coding sequence ATGGGTAAGCTCGACGGCAAGGTGGCGGTGATCACGGGCGGGAGCAGCGGAATTGGCCTGGCGACGGCCGTGCGGTTCGTCGCGGAGGGGGCCTCGGTCTTCATCACGGGGCGAAGGCAGGAGGAGCTGGACGCGGCCGTGAAGGTGGTGGGCGGCGGGGCCGTGGGCGTGCAGGGGGACGTCTCGAACCTGGCCGACCTGGACCGGCTTTATGAGGAAGTTGCCCGGCGTGCGGGACGTGTCGACATCGTGTTCGCCAACGCGGGGCTGGGCGAGTTCTCGCCGCTGGGGTCGATCACCGAGGCCCATTTCGACAAGGCGTTCGGCATCAACGTGCGCGGGCTCCTGTTCACGGTGCAGAAGGCCTTGCCTCTGATGACGGCGGGCGGGTCGATCATCCTGAACGCCTCGATCGTGTCGTCCAAGGGGTTCGAGGCGTTCAGCGTCTACAGCGCGACCAAGGCGGCGGTCCGTTCGTTCGCCCGGACTTGGTCGGTGGACCTGAAGGGGCGGAACATCCGCGTGAACGTGGTGAGCCCCGGCATGGTCCCGACACCGGGCTACGAGAATTCGCTGGGGATGTCCAAAGATCAGGTCGACGAGTTCACCGCCGCCTCGCTCCCGAACATCCCGCTGGGGCGCGTCGGCTTGCCCGACGAGATCGCCAGGGCGGTCTCGTTCCTGGCATCGGAGGAGAGCAGCTTCATCACGGGGATCGAGCTGTTCGTGGACGGCGGGATGGCGCAAATCTGA
- a CDS encoding DUF4832 domain-containing protein, protein MRARWIALLVALLSPAAHAEDIVVRPAAAPGPLDNPLKGWCPYARGAVRQPYTMVYLDASWKDLEPEEGRYAFEEWERKSWQSPAVVGKHVVLRIHADYPRRPSGLPGWLKDKGVKLTPYTEHGGGLSPDYDDPRMVDAMLRLIAAMGRRYDSDPRVGFLQLGLIGFWGEWHTWPHDELFPKPETRRKVIQAYREAFPNKLLMARTADEPAGTQPWLGFHDDMFPEDTDDGHDYSFLAKIRRAGRSDNWKVAPVGGEMVPGHARDWLGKGFDQSMTMAERAHFSWVGPYSPAQDRTQAPEFRKNSEALVRKLGYQFRLTEIRHPGRVERGGKLPLAIEGENEGVAPFYYPWPVDVALLDDAGKVVATLPLKADIRTWLPGAFKIEESTIVDVPPGRYRLALGIISPLAGKPDVRFANDLPVEGGRAVLSTIEVSPAP, encoded by the coding sequence ATGCGGGCCCGATGGATCGCCTTGCTCGTCGCCTTGCTAAGCCCAGCGGCCCACGCCGAAGACATCGTCGTCCGGCCCGCGGCGGCTCCGGGCCCGCTCGACAACCCCCTGAAAGGGTGGTGCCCCTACGCCCGAGGCGCCGTGCGCCAGCCTTATACGATGGTCTACCTCGACGCCTCCTGGAAGGACCTGGAGCCCGAGGAGGGGCGATACGCGTTCGAGGAGTGGGAGCGTAAGTCATGGCAATCGCCGGCCGTCGTCGGCAAGCACGTCGTCTTGCGCATTCATGCCGACTATCCGAGACGGCCCTCGGGCCTGCCAGGCTGGCTCAAGGACAAGGGGGTGAAGCTCACCCCGTACACCGAACACGGCGGCGGCCTCTCGCCCGACTACGACGACCCCCGGATGGTCGACGCCATGCTCAGGCTCATCGCCGCCATGGGCCGCCGCTACGACTCCGACCCGCGCGTCGGGTTCCTTCAGCTCGGCCTGATCGGCTTCTGGGGCGAGTGGCACACCTGGCCCCACGACGAACTCTTCCCCAAGCCGGAAACCCGCCGGAAGGTGATCCAGGCGTACCGCGAGGCCTTCCCCAACAAGCTCCTCATGGCACGCACCGCCGACGAGCCCGCGGGCACGCAGCCCTGGCTCGGGTTCCATGATGACATGTTCCCCGAGGACACCGACGACGGCCACGACTATTCCTTCCTCGCCAAGATCCGCCGCGCAGGCCGGTCGGACAACTGGAAGGTGGCCCCCGTCGGCGGCGAGATGGTCCCGGGCCACGCGCGGGACTGGCTCGGCAAGGGGTTCGACCAGTCCATGACGATGGCCGAGCGGGCCCACTTCTCCTGGGTCGGCCCCTACTCCCCCGCGCAGGACCGGACGCAGGCGCCCGAATTCCGCAAGAACTCTGAGGCCCTCGTCCGCAAGCTCGGCTACCAGTTCCGCCTGACCGAGATCCGCCACCCCGGCCGGGTCGAGCGCGGCGGCAAGCTCCCGCTCGCGATCGAGGGCGAGAACGAAGGGGTCGCCCCCTTCTATTACCCCTGGCCGGTCGACGTGGCCCTGCTCGACGACGCGGGCAAGGTCGTCGCCACACTGCCGCTGAAGGCCGACATCCGCACCTGGCTCCCAGGCGCATTCAAGATCGAAGAATCCACAATCGTCGACGTCCCGCCCGGTCGCTACAGGCTCGCGCTGGGGATCATCAGCCCCCTCGCCGGCAAGCCCGACGTCCGGTTCGCCAACGACCTGCCCGTCGAAGGGGGCCGGGCCGTGCTCTCGACGATCGAGGTGAGCCCAGCCCCCTGA